The proteins below come from a single Miscanthus floridulus cultivar M001 chromosome 1, ASM1932011v1, whole genome shotgun sequence genomic window:
- the LOC136504055 gene encoding probable choline kinase 2, whose translation MPLQDYEYASFNPVAYDIANHFCEMAADYHSEKPHILDYNKYPDTDERKQFVQTYLSSSDEESEVEVENLIKSIEKYTLASHLVWGLWGIISDHVNDIDFDYKEYARQRFEQYWLKKPTILTSQTAE comes from the exons ATGCCTTTGCAGGACTACGAGTATGCAAGTTTTAACCCTGTTGCCTATGACATCGCAAACCATTTCTGTGAGATGGCCGCAGACTACCATTCAGAAAAGCCGCACATATTGGACTACAATAAATATCCAG ATACCGATGAGCGGAAGCAATTTGTGCAGACATACCTGAGCTCCTCAG ATGAGGAATCTGAAGTGGAGGTAGAGAACCTGATCAAAAGCATTGAGAAGTACACCCTTGCCAGCCATCTAGTCTGGGGCCTTTGGGGAATAATTTCG GACCATGTCAACGATATCGACTTCGACTATAAGGAATACGCGAGGCAGAGGTTCGAGCAGTACTGGCTGAAGAAGCCGACCATCCTAACTTCTCAGACTGCTGAATAG
- the LOC136467769 gene encoding uncharacterized protein — protein sequence MAVPNYTYLKLKMPGPNSVITIESTYKHAYDCDVECIEYAEALTEAETLIANLDQLGGEVPDSKRRAGAFEAAEAIKLVLVDPACPNDPGMRISATLDIK from the coding sequence atggcagtccccaactacacctacctcaagctcaagatgccgggtcccaacaGTGTCATCACAATTGAGTCCACGTacaaacatgcatacgactgcgacgtcgagtgcattgagtatgccgaggctctcacggaggccgagaccctcatcgccaacctcgaccaactcggtggtgaggtgcctgactccaagcgtcgtgcaggGGCGTTCGAggccgcggaggccatcaagctcgtcctagtcgaccccgcctgccccaacGATCCGGGCATGAGGattagcgccaccctcgacatcaaatag